One genomic segment of Pseudomonas chlororaphis subsp. aurantiaca includes these proteins:
- a CDS encoding MFS transporter, whose translation MPLSLLILALSAFAIGTTEFVIMGLLPDVANDLGVSIPGAGWLVTGYALGVAIGAPFMALATARLPRKAALVALMGIFIVGNLLCALASDYNVLMFARVVTALCHGAFFGIGSVVAAGLVPANKRASAVALMFTGLTLANVLGVPLGTALGQQAGWRSTFWAVTVIGVIALIGLIRFLPAKRDEEKLDMRSELVALKGAGIWLSLSMTALFSASVFTLFTYVAPLLGEVTGVSPQGVTWTLVLIGLGLTLGNIIGGKMADKSLSGTLVGVLIVMAVTSSVLTWTSVALIPTEITLFLWATACFAAVPALQVNVVTFGKAAPNLVSTLNIGAFNIGNALGAWVGGSVIAHGYGLVNVPLAAAALAILALLVTLITFRQDGNADLAPATN comes from the coding sequence ATGCCCCTCTCGCTCCTCATCCTGGCCTTGAGCGCCTTCGCCATCGGCACCACCGAGTTCGTCATCATGGGCCTGCTGCCCGATGTGGCGAACGACCTGGGTGTGTCGATCCCCGGCGCCGGCTGGCTGGTGACCGGCTACGCCCTGGGCGTGGCCATCGGCGCGCCCTTCATGGCCCTGGCCACCGCCAGGCTGCCGCGCAAGGCCGCCCTGGTAGCGTTGATGGGGATTTTCATCGTCGGCAACCTGCTGTGTGCGCTGGCCAGTGACTACAACGTGCTGATGTTCGCCCGTGTGGTCACCGCCCTGTGCCATGGCGCCTTCTTTGGTATCGGTTCGGTGGTCGCGGCAGGCCTGGTGCCCGCCAACAAGCGTGCCTCCGCCGTGGCCCTGATGTTCACCGGCCTGACCCTGGCCAACGTGCTCGGCGTACCGCTGGGCACCGCCCTGGGCCAGCAGGCCGGCTGGCGCTCGACCTTCTGGGCGGTGACCGTGATCGGCGTGATTGCCCTGATCGGCCTGATCCGCTTCCTGCCGGCCAAGCGCGACGAGGAGAAGCTCGACATGCGCTCGGAACTGGTCGCCCTCAAGGGCGCCGGGATCTGGCTGTCGCTGAGCATGACCGCGCTGTTCTCCGCCTCGGTGTTCACCCTGTTCACTTATGTCGCCCCGCTGCTGGGCGAGGTGACCGGCGTCTCGCCCCAGGGCGTGACCTGGACCCTGGTGCTGATCGGCCTGGGCCTGACCCTGGGCAACATCATCGGCGGCAAGATGGCCGACAAAAGCCTGTCGGGAACCCTGGTCGGCGTGCTGATCGTCATGGCCGTGACCAGCTCCGTGCTGACCTGGACCAGCGTCGCGCTGATCCCCACCGAAATCACCCTGTTCCTCTGGGCCACCGCCTGCTTCGCCGCGGTGCCAGCCTTGCAGGTCAATGTGGTGACCTTCGGCAAGGCCGCGCCGAACCTGGTGTCCACGCTGAACATCGGCGCCTTCAACATCGGCAACGCCCTGGGCGCCTGGGTCGGCGGCAGCGTCATCGCCCACGGCTACGGCCTGGTCAACGTGCCGCTGGCGGCCGCCGCGCTGGCGATCCTGGCCCTGCTGGTGACGCTGATTACCTTTCGCCAGGACGGCAACGCCGATCTGGCTCCTGCGACCAACTGA
- a CDS encoding ArsR/SmtB family transcription factor translates to MSIDLDEIIKALAHPVRRDILIWLKDPKVQFPDQTHNHEYGICAGQIDQRCGLSQSTVSAHLATLQRAGLISSQKAGQWHFFKRNEDVIQAFLEALTQELSSRR, encoded by the coding sequence ATGTCCATCGACCTCGACGAAATAATAAAAGCCCTGGCGCACCCAGTACGACGAGACATCCTTATCTGGCTCAAGGACCCGAAGGTCCAGTTCCCCGATCAGACCCACAACCACGAGTACGGCATCTGCGCCGGACAGATCGACCAACGCTGCGGCCTGTCGCAGTCGACCGTCTCCGCGCACCTGGCGACCTTGCAGCGGGCGGGCCTGATCAGCAGCCAGAAAGCCGGCCAATGGCACTTTTTCAAACGCAACGAGGATGTGATCCAAGCCTTCCTCGAAGCGCTCACCCAAGAACTCAGCAGCAGACGCTGA
- a CDS encoding acyl carrier protein phosphodiesterase: MNYLAHLHLGGQRPGQLLGSLYGDFVKGRLQGQFDPEIEAAIQLHRSIDIFTDRHPLVGESLSRFSLTRRRYAGIVLDVFFDHCLARDWAFYADRPLELFTSDVYRVLAAEPRLPGRLAQIAPHMAAHDWLGSYREFEVLEQVLRGIARRLSRPEELAAAMGELERLYQPLSEDFRVFYPQLQAFAAQHMQPR; the protein is encoded by the coding sequence ATGAATTATCTCGCACATCTGCATCTCGGCGGCCAGCGCCCCGGTCAATTACTCGGCAGTCTGTACGGCGACTTCGTCAAAGGGCGCCTGCAGGGCCAGTTCGACCCGGAGATCGAGGCGGCTATCCAGCTGCACCGCAGCATCGATATCTTTACCGACCGCCATCCGCTGGTGGGCGAATCGCTGTCGCGTTTTTCCCTGACCCGCCGACGTTACGCCGGCATCGTGCTGGACGTGTTTTTCGACCACTGCCTGGCCCGGGACTGGGCGTTCTATGCCGACCGGCCGTTGGAATTGTTTACTTCGGACGTGTACCGGGTGCTGGCGGCCGAACCCCGGTTACCCGGGCGCCTGGCGCAGATCGCGCCGCATATGGCCGCCCATGACTGGCTGGGTTCCTACCGCGAGTTCGAGGTGCTGGAGCAGGTATTGCGGGGGATTGCCCGGCGCCTGTCCCGCCCGGAAGAACTGGCGGCGGCTATGGGCGAGCTGGAGCGGCTGTATCAGCCGTTGAGCGAGGACTTCCGGGTGTTCTACCCGCAGTTGCAGGCGTTTGCCGCGCAACATATGCAGCCGCGGTAG
- a CDS encoding lysophospholipid acyltransferase family protein — translation MRRLRVYGRIARVLLVVALGLSMACVFGVFERLGIANSMVRRQRWSRFFMARLSNALPFGVTVHGELPKQPMLWVSNHVSWTDIPLLGALTPLSFLSKAEVRTWPVAGWLAAKAGSLFIRRGSGDSQLIRKQMTRHLQQTHPLLMFPEGTTTDGRSLRTFHGRLLASAIEAGVALQPVAIRYLRDGDIDPLAPFIGDDDLLSHLMRLFANDQGRVEIHLLKPIACQGQERAALAFQAQQAVQKVLFGNIAQPAEPRRAGDLIAA, via the coding sequence ATGCGCCGGCTACGGGTCTACGGGCGCATCGCCCGCGTGCTGCTGGTGGTGGCGCTGGGCCTGAGCATGGCCTGCGTGTTCGGCGTGTTCGAGCGCCTGGGCATCGCCAATTCCATGGTCCGGCGCCAGCGCTGGTCGCGCTTTTTCATGGCGCGCCTGAGCAATGCCCTGCCCTTCGGTGTGACGGTGCACGGCGAGTTGCCCAAGCAGCCGATGCTCTGGGTCAGCAATCACGTGTCCTGGACCGATATCCCGTTGCTCGGCGCGCTGACGCCGCTGTCGTTCCTGTCCAAGGCCGAAGTGCGCACCTGGCCGGTCGCCGGCTGGCTGGCCGCCAAGGCTGGCAGCCTGTTTATCCGCCGTGGTTCGGGCGACAGCCAGTTGATCCGCAAGCAGATGACCCGCCATCTGCAGCAGACCCACCCGCTGCTGATGTTCCCCGAAGGCACCACCACCGACGGTCGCAGCCTGCGCACCTTCCACGGGCGCCTGCTGGCCAGCGCCATCGAGGCCGGCGTGGCGTTGCAACCGGTGGCCATTCGTTACCTGCGCGATGGCGATATCGATCCGCTGGCGCCGTTCATCGGCGACGATGATTTGCTGTCGCACCTGATGCGCCTGTTCGCCAACGACCAGGGCCGGGTGGAGATCCATCTGCTCAAGCCGATTGCCTGCCAGGGCCAGGAGCGCGCCGCGTTGGCGTTCCAGGCGCAACAGGCAGTGCAGAAGGTCCTGTTTGGCAATATCGCCCAGCCAGCCGAACCACGGCGTGCCGGCGACCTGATCGCTGCCTGA
- the olsB gene encoding L-ornithine N(alpha)-acyltransferase, with product MTQIARISDTGNERRLQAERLVGAAALQEAQALRFNVFSGEFNAKLKGAELGLDMDDYDVHCSHIGVRDLNSGRLVATTRLLDHQAASSLGRFYSEEEFSLHGLVQLKGPILEIGRTCVDPAYRNGGTIAVLWGELAEVLNQGGYSYLMGCASIPMQDGGVQAHAIMQRLRERYLCTEHLRAEPKNPLPNLDLPSNVIAEMPPLLKAYMRLGAKICGEPCWDQDFQVADVFILLKRDELCPRYARHFKAAV from the coding sequence ATGACTCAGATCGCCCGCATCAGCGACACCGGCAATGAACGCCGCCTGCAAGCCGAGCGCCTGGTTGGCGCCGCGGCCCTGCAAGAAGCCCAGGCCCTGCGCTTCAACGTCTTCAGCGGCGAGTTCAACGCCAAACTGAAAGGCGCTGAGCTGGGTCTGGACATGGATGACTATGATGTCCACTGCAGCCACATCGGCGTGCGTGACTTGAACAGCGGCCGCCTGGTCGCCACCACCCGCCTGCTCGACCACCAGGCCGCCAGCAGCCTGGGACGTTTCTACAGCGAAGAAGAATTCAGCCTGCACGGCCTAGTCCAACTCAAGGGCCCGATCCTGGAAATCGGCCGCACCTGCGTCGACCCGGCCTACCGCAACGGCGGCACCATCGCCGTGCTCTGGGGCGAGCTGGCCGAAGTGCTCAACCAGGGCGGCTACAGCTACCTGATGGGTTGCGCCAGCATCCCGATGCAGGACGGCGGCGTGCAGGCCCACGCGATCATGCAGCGCCTGCGCGAACGCTACCTGTGCACCGAACACCTGCGCGCCGAACCGAAGAACCCACTGCCGAACCTCGACCTCCCGTCCAACGTCATCGCCGAGATGCCGCCGCTGCTCAAGGCCTATATGCGCCTGGGCGCAAAGATCTGCGGCGAGCCGTGCTGGGACCAGGACTTCCAGGTGGCCGACGTGTTCATCCTGCTCAAGCGCGACGAGCTGTGCCCGCGCTACGCCCGTCACTTCAAGGCGGCTGTGTGA
- a CDS encoding acyl-CoA dehydrogenase family protein, which translates to MPWQALLHSRRRLPAHPDLAEGYAVLLQELGPVTPFELAVRGGRLMATPGLAFLVGYQAALRMLWPSAPLSLGALCATEQRSLRPADMQTRLRDLHLSGCKDFVTAGDAADWLLIAARCEAQGESPRLSLAVVYAGEPGVKVDKLPAIPLMPDISHGRLQLDNALCELLAGDGWDAYVKPFRTLEDIYVLSAMTAWLYGVGQDNDWPQTLLLQLLALLAGCAEVSRQNPSLGSGHVLLGGLFAQFDGLKPALEQAFADGPPEWAELWKRDRAVLDLAAGARSKRLAKALAI; encoded by the coding sequence ATGCCCTGGCAAGCCCTGCTGCACAGCCGTCGCCGACTGCCCGCCCATCCGGACCTGGCCGAGGGTTATGCCGTGTTGTTACAGGAGCTGGGGCCGGTGACGCCCTTCGAGCTGGCGGTGCGCGGCGGGCGGTTGATGGCCACCCCGGGGCTGGCCTTCCTGGTGGGCTACCAGGCGGCCTTGCGCATGCTCTGGCCCAGCGCGCCGCTGAGCCTGGGCGCGCTGTGCGCCACCGAGCAGCGCAGCCTGCGCCCGGCTGACATGCAGACTCGGCTGCGGGACCTGCACCTGAGCGGGTGCAAGGACTTCGTCACCGCGGGCGATGCTGCCGACTGGCTGCTGATCGCCGCCCGCTGCGAGGCCCAAGGCGAATCGCCGCGCCTGAGCCTGGCGGTGGTCTACGCCGGCGAGCCCGGGGTCAAGGTCGACAAGCTGCCGGCGATCCCGTTGATGCCGGACATCAGCCACGGCCGCCTGCAACTGGATAACGCCCTGTGCGAACTGCTGGCGGGCGACGGTTGGGATGCCTACGTCAAACCCTTCCGCACCCTGGAAGACATCTATGTACTCAGCGCCATGACGGCCTGGCTGTATGGCGTCGGCCAGGACAACGACTGGCCGCAGACCCTGCTCCTGCAATTGCTGGCCTTGCTCGCCGGTTGCGCGGAAGTCAGCCGGCAGAATCCGTCGCTGGGCAGTGGGCATGTGTTGCTGGGTGGCCTGTTCGCCCAGTTCGACGGGCTCAAGCCGGCCCTTGAGCAAGCCTTTGCCGATGGCCCGCCGGAGTGGGCCGAATTGTGGAAGCGCGATCGGGCGGTGCTGGACCTGGCGGCGGGGGCGCGGAGCAAACGCCTGGCCAAGGCGCTGGCCATATAA
- a CDS encoding serine hydrolase domain-containing protein — MLKGSTLLLALLFMLPPAWAENWPAAQWSKGPAASGPALEALEAYAFAPRNEATRLGIRSDALLVIRDGQLIYERYAHPTSADTPHLTWSISKSLLAAVLGVAYGEGRFQLQDKAVRFLPALRQHPDISLADLLHWASGLDWQEDYEYAPLKSSVVAMLYTRGHGDMATFTAEHPAFSPPGQVFRYSSGDSNLLSAALKGMLGAQRYADYPWQALFEPLGITHAVWESDATGTFVGSSYAYLTARDLARVGLLMLRDGRWGERQLLPRDWVEFSRTPFAGYQANQDELVPGGHWWLNRAVGGAPSPWPDAPADTFAALGHWGQALYVIPGAGLVIVRYADDRDGSYSHNELLKLAQAAFARQVQP; from the coding sequence ATGCTCAAAGGCTCGACCCTGCTGCTTGCGCTGCTATTCATGCTCCCCCCGGCCTGGGCCGAGAACTGGCCCGCTGCGCAATGGAGCAAGGGCCCCGCCGCCAGCGGCCCGGCCCTCGAGGCGCTGGAGGCCTACGCCTTCGCACCCCGCAACGAGGCGACCCGCCTGGGCATCCGCAGCGATGCCTTGCTGGTGATCCGCGACGGCCAGTTGATCTATGAGCGTTACGCCCACCCGACCAGTGCCGACACCCCGCACCTGACCTGGTCCATCAGCAAAAGCCTGTTGGCCGCGGTGTTGGGCGTGGCCTATGGCGAAGGGCGTTTCCAGTTGCAGGACAAGGCTGTCCGCTTCCTTCCGGCGTTGCGCCAGCACCCGGACATCAGCCTGGCCGACCTGTTGCACTGGGCGTCGGGCCTGGACTGGCAGGAGGACTACGAGTACGCGCCACTCAAGTCCTCGGTGGTGGCCATGCTCTACACCCGCGGCCACGGCGACATGGCGACCTTTACCGCCGAGCACCCGGCCTTCAGCCCTCCGGGGCAGGTGTTTCGTTATTCCAGCGGTGACAGCAACCTGCTGTCGGCGGCCCTGAAAGGCATGCTGGGAGCCCAGCGTTATGCCGACTATCCCTGGCAGGCGCTATTCGAGCCCCTGGGCATTACCCACGCCGTGTGGGAAAGCGATGCCACCGGCACTTTCGTCGGTTCCTCCTATGCCTACCTCACTGCCCGCGATCTGGCGCGGGTCGGTTTGTTGATGTTGCGCGATGGGCGTTGGGGTGAGCGCCAGTTGTTGCCCAGGGACTGGGTAGAATTCAGTCGCACGCCGTTCGCCGGTTATCAGGCGAACCAGGACGAGCTGGTGCCTGGCGGCCACTGGTGGCTCAATCGCGCCGTCGGCGGCGCTCCATCGCCCTGGCCGGACGCACCGGCCGATACCTTCGCGGCGCTGGGCCATTGGGGGCAGGCGTTGTACGTGATCCCCGGCGCCGGGCTGGTGATCGTGCGTTATGCCGACGACCGCGACGGCAGCTATAGCCACAACGAGCTGCTCAAACTGGCCCAGGCGGCCTTTGCCCGGCAGGTGCAGCCATGA
- a CDS encoding amidase: protein MSRRPWVVRHPFASLLLLALLALFGWGWHERVALRAFPDILSAYSAKEYCSCRYVMHNAAEYCEGYVQQYLPLKSLRDDAEHKRVSASGLGRSHSAVWLSERQGCRLEP from the coding sequence ATGAGCCGGCGTCCGTGGGTCGTGCGCCATCCCTTCGCCAGCCTGCTGTTGCTGGCGCTGCTGGCCTTGTTCGGCTGGGGCTGGCACGAGCGGGTCGCGCTGCGGGCCTTCCCGGACATCCTCAGCGCCTACAGCGCCAAGGAGTACTGTTCCTGCCGCTACGTGATGCATAACGCCGCCGAGTACTGCGAAGGTTATGTGCAGCAGTACCTGCCACTCAAAAGTCTGCGAGACGATGCCGAGCACAAACGGGTGAGCGCCAGCGGCCTGGGACGCAGCCACAGCGCTGTCTGGCTGAGCGAACGCCAGGGCTGTCGACTGGAGCCCTGA
- a CDS encoding M20 aminoacylase family protein, which translates to MTRFPHIFAWLDDVASDLRAVRQDIHAHPELGFEESRTAALVARSLEEWGYQVHSGIGKTGVVGVLRNGNSPRRLGLRADMDALPIVENSGVAYSSRHSGCMHACGHDGHTAMLLGAARYLAATRQFEGTLTLIFQPAEEGQGGAEAMLADGLLERFPCDALFGMHNMPGLPAGHLGFRQGPMMASQDLLTVTLEGVGGHGSMPHLTVDPLVAAASVVMALQTVVARNIDAQEAAVVTVGALQAGEAANVIPQQALLRLSLRALNAPVREQMLERVKAIIHTQAQSFGCSASIEHRPAYPVLVNSPEQTEFARQVGVALLGEQAVDGNTRKLMGSEDFAWMLQRCPGSYLFIGNGLSRPMVHNPGYDFNDDILLTGAAYWAALAESWLEPA; encoded by the coding sequence ATGACCCGTTTCCCGCATATCTTTGCCTGGCTCGACGACGTCGCCAGCGACCTGCGCGCCGTGCGCCAGGATATCCACGCCCACCCCGAACTCGGTTTCGAGGAGAGCCGCACCGCGGCGCTGGTCGCCCGCTCCCTGGAGGAATGGGGCTACCAGGTGCATAGCGGTATTGGCAAGACCGGGGTGGTCGGTGTGCTGCGCAATGGCAACAGCCCGCGCCGGCTGGGCCTGCGCGCCGACATGGACGCCTTGCCGATCGTCGAGAACAGCGGTGTGGCCTACAGTAGCCGCCACAGTGGGTGCATGCATGCCTGCGGGCACGACGGCCACACCGCCATGCTCCTCGGCGCGGCGCGCTACCTGGCGGCCACGCGCCAGTTCGAGGGCACCCTGACCCTGATTTTCCAGCCGGCCGAAGAAGGCCAGGGTGGCGCCGAAGCGATGCTCGCCGATGGCCTGCTGGAGCGTTTCCCCTGTGATGCGCTGTTCGGCATGCACAACATGCCGGGGCTGCCGGCCGGCCACCTGGGCTTTCGCCAGGGGCCGATGATGGCCTCCCAGGACCTGCTCACCGTGACCCTCGAAGGCGTGGGCGGGCACGGTTCGATGCCGCACCTGACGGTCGATCCGCTGGTGGCCGCGGCCAGTGTGGTGATGGCCTTGCAAACCGTGGTGGCGCGCAACATCGATGCCCAGGAGGCGGCGGTGGTGACGGTCGGTGCGCTGCAGGCCGGCGAGGCGGCCAACGTCATTCCGCAACAGGCGTTGCTGCGCCTGAGCCTGCGGGCGCTGAACGCGCCGGTGCGCGAGCAGATGCTCGAACGGGTCAAGGCGATCATCCACACCCAGGCCCAGAGCTTTGGCTGCTCGGCCAGCATCGAACACCGCCCGGCCTATCCGGTGCTGGTCAACAGCCCGGAGCAGACCGAGTTCGCCCGCCAGGTGGGGGTGGCGCTGCTGGGCGAGCAGGCGGTCGACGGCAACACGCGCAAGCTGATGGGCAGCGAAGACTTCGCCTGGATGCTGCAGCGTTGCCCCGGCAGTTACCTGTTCATCGGCAATGGCCTGTCCCGGCCGATGGTCCACAACCCCGGCTACGACTTCAACGACGACATCCTGCTGACCGGCGCCGCCTATTGGGCCGCGCTGGCCGAGAGCTGGCTCGAGCCGGCCTGA
- a CDS encoding citrate-proton symporter → MHASRSSVSRTRQVVAAVIGNALEWYDFIVYGFLASIIARQFFPSDDEYASLLMALATFGVGFFMRPVGGILLGMYSDRKGRKAAMQLIIRLMTVSIALIAFAPNYAAIGMGAPLMIVVARMLQGFATGGEYASATAFLVESAPAHRKGLYGSWQLVGQCLAVFSGAAMVALVTHLFSPEDLDLWGWRLPFVIGLLIGPVGLWIRKYMEEPEAFVEARKQVRGNGPGLMQVMREHRRSILVSMGLACGATVSFYVVLVNMPTFAHKNLGLPLDQVLLVQMFAVALMTVVIPLSGALSDRLGRRPVLLAFTLAFFVMVYPLYVWVAAAPSIERLLVMQVLLCSAIGGFFGPAPTALAEQFPVPVRSTGVSVAYNVAVMVFGGFAPLIVTWLSKVLGTPVAPAFYVLFACVLTLLGTYCLHEAPKEKKPSALNFGVKP, encoded by the coding sequence ATGCACGCCTCGAGATCCAGTGTTTCGCGTACCCGGCAAGTGGTCGCCGCGGTGATCGGCAACGCCTTGGAGTGGTACGACTTCATCGTCTACGGCTTTCTGGCGAGCATCATCGCCCGGCAGTTTTTTCCCTCCGACGACGAGTACGCCTCGCTGCTGATGGCCCTGGCCACCTTCGGCGTGGGCTTCTTCATGCGCCCGGTGGGCGGCATCCTGCTGGGCATGTATTCGGACCGCAAAGGCCGCAAGGCCGCCATGCAACTGATCATCCGCCTGATGACGGTTTCCATCGCCCTGATCGCCTTTGCCCCCAACTACGCGGCCATCGGCATGGGCGCGCCGCTGATGATCGTCGTCGCGCGCATGCTGCAGGGCTTCGCCACCGGCGGCGAATACGCCAGCGCCACGGCCTTCCTGGTGGAAAGCGCGCCGGCCCATCGCAAGGGCCTGTACGGCTCCTGGCAACTGGTCGGGCAATGCCTGGCGGTGTTCTCCGGGGCGGCGATGGTGGCGCTGGTCACCCATCTGTTCTCGCCCGAGGACCTCGATCTGTGGGGCTGGCGCCTGCCGTTCGTGATCGGCCTGCTGATCGGTCCGGTGGGCCTGTGGATCCGCAAGTACATGGAAGAGCCGGAAGCCTTCGTCGAGGCCCGCAAGCAGGTACGCGGCAATGGTCCGGGCCTGATGCAGGTCATGCGCGAGCATCGGCGCAGCATCCTGGTATCCATGGGCCTGGCCTGTGGCGCGACGGTGTCGTTCTACGTGGTGCTGGTGAACATGCCGACCTTCGCCCACAAGAACCTTGGCTTGCCGCTGGACCAGGTGTTGCTGGTGCAGATGTTCGCGGTGGCGCTGATGACGGTGGTGATCCCATTGTCTGGCGCCCTGTCGGACCGGCTGGGGCGGCGCCCGGTGTTGCTGGCCTTTACCCTGGCGTTTTTTGTCATGGTCTACCCGCTGTACGTCTGGGTGGCCGCGGCGCCGTCGATCGAGCGGCTGCTGGTGATGCAGGTGCTGCTGTGCAGCGCCATCGGCGGCTTCTTCGGCCCGGCGCCGACGGCGCTGGCCGAGCAGTTCCCGGTGCCGGTGCGCTCCACCGGGGTGTCGGTGGCCTACAACGTGGCGGTCATGGTCTTCGGCGGCTTTGCCCCGCTGATCGTGACCTGGCTCAGCAAGGTGCTGGGCACCCCGGTGGCCCCGGCGTTTTATGTGTTGTTCGCCTGCGTGTTGACGCTGCTGGGCACTTATTGCCTGCATGAGGCACCCAAAGAGAAGAAACCGAGCGCACTGAATTTCGGGGTGAAACCTTGA
- a CDS encoding amidase, with amino-acid sequence MDIAAQDFGPIVELGAVELSRAIHARRFSCREVMLAYLDRIECCNPRVNALVSLRERRVLLAEAEERDRQLDRGQSMGWMHGMPQAIKDLAATAGLRTTLGSPLFAEQIPAHDAICVERVRASGAIIVGKSNVPEFGLGSQTYNKVFGTTGNAYDPRLNAGGSSGGAAVALALRMLPVADGSDMMGSLRNPAAFNNVFGLRPSQGRVPHGPAPELFVQQLATEGPMGRSVADIARLLGTQAGYDPRVPLSLKDDPAIFNEPLQRDFRGARLGWMGDFDGYLAMDDGVLALCEAALGDFRQLGCEVEACQPAFSMAALWQCWLVHRHWLVQGNLGPLYADPQKRQLLKPEAQWEVEGGLGLSAAEVYRASQVRSDWYRALERLFERYDFLLLPSAQVFPFDAGMPWPRFVGGREMDTYHRWMEVVIGPTLAGLPSLSVPVGFNPAGLPMGMQIIGPAQADRAVLQLGHAHEQLMQWVRRRPPGHPL; translated from the coding sequence ATGGATATCGCAGCACAAGACTTTGGGCCCATCGTTGAGCTGGGCGCCGTCGAACTGTCCCGGGCGATCCACGCCCGCAGGTTTTCCTGTCGCGAAGTGATGTTGGCCTATCTGGACCGGATCGAGTGCTGCAACCCCCGGGTCAATGCCCTGGTGTCCCTGCGCGAGCGCCGGGTGTTGCTGGCCGAGGCCGAGGAGCGCGACCGCCAGCTGGACCGGGGCCAGTCCATGGGCTGGATGCACGGCATGCCCCAGGCGATCAAGGACCTGGCGGCCACCGCCGGGCTGCGCACGACCCTGGGCTCGCCGCTGTTCGCCGAACAGATACCGGCCCATGACGCCATCTGCGTGGAGCGGGTCCGGGCCAGTGGGGCGATCATCGTCGGCAAGAGCAACGTGCCGGAGTTCGGCCTGGGTTCGCAGACCTACAACAAGGTGTTCGGCACCACCGGCAACGCCTACGACCCGAGGCTGAATGCCGGCGGCAGCAGTGGCGGGGCGGCGGTGGCCCTGGCGCTGCGCATGCTGCCGGTGGCCGATGGCAGCGACATGATGGGCTCGTTACGCAACCCGGCGGCCTTCAACAATGTCTTTGGCCTGCGCCCGTCCCAGGGCCGGGTGCCTCATGGCCCGGCACCGGAGCTGTTCGTCCAGCAACTGGCCACCGAAGGCCCGATGGGCCGCAGCGTGGCCGATATCGCCCGCCTGCTGGGCACCCAGGCCGGGTACGACCCGCGGGTGCCCTTGTCGCTGAAGGACGACCCGGCGATCTTCAACGAGCCCTTGCAGCGGGATTTTCGCGGCGCGCGCCTGGGCTGGATGGGGGACTTCGACGGCTACCTGGCCATGGACGACGGCGTGCTGGCACTGTGCGAAGCGGCGCTGGGGGACTTTCGCCAACTGGGCTGCGAGGTTGAAGCCTGCCAGCCGGCGTTTTCCATGGCGGCGCTGTGGCAGTGCTGGCTGGTGCACCGGCATTGGCTGGTCCAGGGCAACCTGGGGCCGCTGTATGCCGACCCGCAGAAGCGCCAGCTGCTCAAGCCCGAGGCGCAGTGGGAAGTCGAGGGCGGGCTGGGCCTGAGCGCGGCGGAGGTCTATCGCGCCTCGCAGGTTCGCAGCGATTGGTACCGGGCCCTGGAGCGCCTGTTCGAACGTTACGATTTCCTGCTGCTGCCCAGCGCCCAGGTGTTCCCTTTCGATGCAGGAATGCCGTGGCCACGCTTTGTCGGAGGGCGGGAGATGGACACCTACCATCGCTGGATGGAGGTGGTGATTGGCCCGACCCTGGCCGGCCTGCCGAGCCTCAGCGTGCCGGTCGGCTTCAATCCGGCGGGCTTGCCCATGGGCATGCAGATCATCGGCCCGGCCCAGGCCGACCGGGCGGTGTTGCAGCTCGGTCATGCCCACGAACAACTGATGCAGTGGGTCAGGCGTCGGCCGCCTGGTCATCCGTTGTAA
- a CDS encoding IclR family transcriptional regulator has translation MASKVETGSVRSVERALAIVELLGQHQALGLEELHYLTALPKATVSRMLLTLQEQGWIYRGLSDRRYRLCARRLFGDQQQRFKRQLVERAAPWLQALSERTGLVVDLSCFDGERLEVMESSIPAVLRKRYPHNCQIVGHYSSLFHSAMGKACLAELDHEQVQRLAVRERVPQEDQYRACEQSQHQGFGQRTEGYWEYPVRLPFLIRAVALPIRDQGRLVGSMALHWPMDQAPVERVLSLHLASLEATVHDVERSLI, from the coding sequence ATGGCCAGCAAGGTAGAAACCGGCAGTGTGCGTTCGGTCGAACGGGCCTTGGCGATCGTCGAACTGCTGGGCCAGCACCAGGCCCTGGGCCTGGAGGAACTGCACTACCTGACGGCGCTGCCCAAGGCCACGGTGTCGCGCATGCTCCTGACGTTGCAGGAGCAGGGCTGGATCTATCGCGGCCTGAGCGACCGGCGCTATCGGCTGTGCGCCAGGCGGTTGTTCGGCGACCAGCAGCAACGTTTCAAGCGGCAGCTGGTGGAGCGCGCCGCGCCCTGGTTACAGGCGTTGAGCGAGCGCACCGGGCTGGTGGTCGACCTGTCGTGTTTCGACGGCGAGCGCCTGGAGGTCATGGAAAGTTCGATCCCGGCGGTGCTGCGCAAGCGTTATCCGCATAACTGCCAGATCGTCGGCCATTATTCGAGCCTGTTCCATTCTGCGATGGGCAAGGCCTGCCTGGCCGAGCTGGATCACGAGCAGGTCCAGCGCCTGGCCGTCCGCGAGCGGGTGCCCCAGGAGGACCAGTACCGCGCCTGCGAACAATCCCAGCATCAGGGGTTCGGCCAGCGCACCGAGGGTTATTGGGAGTACCCGGTGCGGCTGCCGTTCCTGATCCGCGCCGTGGCCTTGCCGATTCGTGACCAGGGCCGGCTGGTGGGCAGCATGGCCCTGCACTGGCCGATGGACCAGGCGCCGGTGGAGCGGGTGCTGAGTTTGCACCTGGCGAGCCTCGAGGCGACTGTCCACGATGTCGAGCGCAGCTTGATCTAG